The Hyphomicrobiales bacterium DNA window CTGGCTCTTGTTCCTGATAAACATCACGGTCGGCGGAATGACGCCGCCCTTCGGCTACACGATCTTTGCGCTCAAGGGCGCGGCCCCGCAGATTCCGCTCGGCGAGCTGTTCGCCGCCTCCTGGCCGTTCGTCGGGCTGTTCGTTCTGGGGATGATCATCCTGGCCCTGTTCCCGGACATCGTGACTATCATACCGGCCATGATGTGAGGGCGGACGCCAGTGCCTCGGTCGGATAGCCTGATGGCGCTTCGGCTCCCGGCCGGCGGGCCTACCGCCGTTCCGGCTCGGCGACGATGCGGTTCTCCAGCGACCCGACGCCCTCGATTTCCACCCGCACCCGGTCGCCGGGCTGCAGGAACCGCGGCGGCTGCATGAAGGCGCCCACGCCTGCCGGCGTCCCGGTCGAGACCACGTCGCCGGGCTCGATCGTCCAATGGCGCGACAGGTAGGCGATCAGGTCGGGGATGCCAAAGATCATGTTGCTTGTGTTCGTATCCTGCCGCAGCGCGCCGTTTACATGTGTCCGCAGGGTCAGGCGGTCCGGCCTGGGGACCGCGTCGGCGGTGACCAGCGCCGGTCCCATGACGCCGAACGTGTCGAAATTCTTGCCCAACAGGCGCAGGCCGGGGTCGCGGGCGAATTCGCGCGCCGTGATGTCGTTGATAACGGTATAGCCGGCGACGTAATCCATCGCCTCCCGCACCGACACGTGGCGCCCTCGCCGCCCGATGACGAAGGCAAGCTCGCCCTCATAGTCGAGTTCGGTCACCTCCACCGGTTTGACGATATCGTCGTCGGGGCCGATGACGGTTGAGGCGAAGCGGGTGAACAGGGAGGGATAGGTGGGAAGCGCCCGCCCGCCTTCCTCGGCGTGGTTGGGATAGTTGAGGCCGCAAAAGACGAATTTCGTCGGTCGCGGAACCGGCGCGCGCAGGACCACGCGTTCGCGCGTA harbors:
- a CDS encoding TRAP transporter large permease subunit, coding for MWFWLLFLINITVGGMTPPFGYTIFALKGAAPQIPLGELFAASWPFVGLFVLGMIILALFPDIVTIIPAMM
- a CDS encoding fumarylacetoacetate hydrolase family protein, with protein sequence MELVTFEAQGRRRVGALLGGSGWVVDMAAAARRLARVSRRASPLARISDMVALLDLGAPGMAAAQEVVKAVAGGLERDGRAALRGIAFTRERVVLRAPVPRPTKFVFCGLNYPNHAEEGGRALPTYPSLFTRFASTVIGPDDDIVKPVEVTELDYEGELAFVIGRRGRHVSVREAMDYVAGYTVINDITAREFARDPGLRLLGKNFDTFGVMGPALVTADAVPRPDRLTLRTHVNGALRQDTNTSNMIFGIPDLIAYLSRHWTIEPGDVVSTGTPAGVGAFMQPPRFLQPGDRVRVEIEGVGSLENRIVAEPERR